GTGGATGCCGAGAATGCCAAAGCGACTGTGGACGGCACGACCGTGCTGGATAAGGTCACGCAGGTGCCGGTGGGCACCCCGGTCACCCTGACCGCAGACCCAGCCCCCGATGGACAGAAGTTCGCAGTCTGGTTCGTGAAGGTGAACGGCGTTGTACAGAATGACCTGCGTGACCTTCTGACCTTCCCCAATGAGGAGGACCAGACCAAGGCGATCCTTAAAATGCCCAAAGGCAACGTGACGGTCAGAGCCGTGTACGAAGCCGTGGACCCCGTGGAGCCGCCTGTGGACCCGGTAGACCCGGTGGACCCGGTGGGCCCCGTGGACCCCGTCCTGCCCGGTGTCATCATCGGCGGCGCTGTAATCCTGGGTGCCTATGAGACCGGCACCGGCATCTACCGTATGATGAACATGCAGGGCCTCCCCCTGCCTTCCAACCGCATCGAGCTGGCAGAGCTGGTCTGGGAGCGTGCAGGCAAGCCGGAGCCGCAGAACATGACCGATGAGGACCTGTATGCGGACATTGACGCCGCCGATACCGATGCCCAGAAGGCTGCACACTGGATGGTGGAGCAGGAGCTGATGAAGTTCGACGAGGACAACAACAAGTTCCATCCGTGCTTCCCGGTCAGCAAGCTGCGCGTCTGCCTTACCTGGCAGAATGCAAAGGACAAGGGTCTCATTGACTGATCTGCCCTGCGTCTGCACAGCGGAACAATAAAAAAACAAGGGGCCGCTCCTTTCCGGGAGCGGCCCCTTGTTGCTGTCCGGAAGGCCCGCAGGCGCTGCCGGGCAGCACAAAGCATTATTCCAGATTCCCCGTCAGGGTCATTACCGAAGCAAGCACGGCCAGCGGGGCGGTCTCGCACCGCAGGATGCGGGGGCCAAGGCCCACCGTTCGGGCACCGGCCTTTGCGGCCATCTCGGCTTCCTCGGCGGCAAAGCCGCCCTCGGCTCCGGTCACGATGGCGATTTTCAGTTTTTCACCATCGGCGGGCTTTGCTGCGGCCAGCAGGTCGCGCAGGGGCGCGCCGCCGCACTCGTAGCAGAACAGCACAAGATCGTACTGTGCAAAGGTGCGGCACACGGCACCAAAGTTTGCCAGCGGCAGGGCCACATCCGGCAGAATGCCCCGGCCGCACTGCTTGGCGGCTTCCACCGCAATACGGTTGTAGCGCTCGTTCTTCTGCTCCTCTTTTTTGGGGGCCGCCACGCAGTACCGGCTGAAGAAGGGCACGATGTGGGCTGCGCCCAGCTCCACGCCGTGCTTGATGATCTGCTCCAGCTTGTCCTGCTTGGGGTAGCCGGCCAGCAGAGTGACCTCCACGCTGGGTTCGGCGGCGCTGGGATAGCCCGGCTCCACCCGGAACTCCACACACTCATCGCCAAAGCCGGTGATGGTGGCGGTGTATTCCACGGCATTGCCGTCGCATAGAATGACAGTATCGCCCAGCCTTGCGCGCATCACGCGGGCAAGATGGTGGGCATCGGCCCCGCGCAGGGTGGCGGTGCCGTCAGAGATCTCGGTGGTAAAATAACGGTGCGGCATAGTGGTTCTCCTTAAACGTCCTCGCCCTCTCAGTCGCTAACGCGCCAGCTCTCCCAAGGGGAGAGCCCTTGGCATGGCGGCAAAGTTTACGGTTTTGCCAAAGGCTCCCTCTTTGAGGGAGCTGGCGCACGAAGTGCGGCTGAAGGAGTATTTCAGTTACGGACTCCTTCCGTCAAGCCCTGACGGGCTTGCCACCTCCCTCATGGAGGGAGGCTTTTGGCAGTGCGGCAGACTTTCCGGTTTTGCCAAAGCGACGGAGAGGGCAAGCCAGCTGAAAGAAATCATGAAAGCTTCTGTAATTACGCCTTCTTGCAGACGATGCACTCCCAGCCGCGCTTCTCCTTGACTTCCACAACGGCAAGGCCGGCTTTTTCCAGCCCGGCGATCACTTCGTCCTTGCGGCTGTCGATGATGCCGCTGGCAATAAAGGTGGCACCCTCCGCCATCAGGCCGGGCACAGCCGGTGCCAGACTGAGAATGGCGTTGGCCACGATGTTGGCGGTGATGATGTCGTATTTGCCGCTGGCCTTATCGGAAAGGTCGCCCACCAGCACGGTCAGCTTGTCCTGCACGCCGTTCAACGCGGCGTTCTCGCCTGCGGTGCGCACGGCCACAGGGTCGATGTCCACGCCCTCGGCCACGGCAGCGCCCAGCTTCAGCGCCGCAATGGCAAGGATGCCGCTGCCGGTGCCGATGTCCAGCACCCGCTCGCCGCCGGTCACCCGCTCGTCCAGCGCTTCCATGCACAGGCTGGTGGTCTCGTGGCCGCCGGTGCCGAAGGCAAGGCCCGGGTCAAGGATCAGCTTTACCCGGTCGGTGTCGTACTGCTGCCACGAGGGCACCACGGCCAGCCGTTTTCCGATCTCCAGGGGGTGATAATACTTGCGCCAGCCGTTCTGCCAGTCCTCCTGCTCCACGCCCTCGGTCTCTACGGTGTAGGCGATGTTTGCAGCTTCCATGCGGGCAGCAATGAGGGCCAGCGTTTCCACGGGGGAAGCGCCCGGCTCCAGATACATATGGATGATAACGGTATCGCGGGGCTTGTCCAGCAGCTCCTGCTCGATCAGATCCACATGGGCGATCTCGGCCACCTGCTGCTCGATGTCGCTGTAGTCTTCGATATAGATGCCGCCCTCGGCGATCATGGTGGCAACGGCTTCGGCGTTGTCGGCATCGGCCTTGGCCACGGTCAGGCGGATATCAGTCCATTCCATAATGCTGTCTCCTTTTATTTTGCATCCTCGCCCTCTCCGTCATTGCTTGCGCAATGCCACCTCCCCCAAAGTGGGAGGCTTTGGCAGTCCATGCAAAGTTTGCGGTTTTGCCAAGGGCTCTCCCTTTGGGAGAGCTGGACGCGAAGCGGCCTGAGAGGGCGCATGTTCTTTATAATAGTATAGTACCCGATTCGGCTGTGGGATGCAAGCCTTTGGGCAAAATGTACGTAAAAAGAAAAGAATTTTCAACACAAAGACGACCCTTGTGCGGAAAACCCAAAAATTATCGACTGAAAAACTGCCAAATGAGGACTTTTGATGCATTTTGATAGAAAAAAGGCGAAAGGGACTTTCTTTTTTTGCGGAAATATGTTACTATTCTATTACGGAATTATGGACGGCCTGCAACCAGAGGCGTCTGTAAACACAAACATTTCTTAAGGAGGAATGTGCTTTATGATGAAGTATCTCCAGAAACTGGGCAAAGCTTTGATGCTTCCCGTCGCGGTCCTGCCGATCTGCGGCATCCTGATGGGTCTTGGTTATGCCCTTGCTCCGGGCGTTATGGGCGTTCCCGGTGCAGCAACCTCCGGCGCAGCTTACACCGTTGGCTTCCTGCTGGTCAAGGCAGGCGGCGCTCTGATCGATAACATGGCATGGCTGTTTGCCATTGGTGCCGCTGTCGGCCTTGCTGACAACGACGGCACCGCAGGTCTGGCCGGTCTGGTCAGCTTCCTGATGATGCAGCAGCTGCTGAACCCCGGTGTGGTCGGCATGGTCCGTCACCTGGAAGAAGGCACCGCTACCTACATCGCCTTCCAGAAGGTCGCCGGCAACTCCTTCATCGGCATTCTGGCCGCTGTTGTGGGCGCTGCCTGCTACAACAAGTTCAAGGATATCCAGCTGCCTGACTGGCTGGCATTCTTCTCCGGCAAGCGCTTCGTTGCAATCGCTACCGGTCTGATCTCCATTCTGGTGTCCGTTGTTCTGCTGTTCGTCTGGCCCGTCATCTTCGACGCTCTGGTCGCAATCGGCAACGGCATCGCAGGCATGGGCGGCATCGGCGCTGGCATCTACGCCTTCCTGAACCGTCTGCTGATCCCCACCGGCCTGCACCACGCTCTGAACAACGTGTTCTGGTTCGATACCATCGGTCTGGGCGACCTGTCCCACTTCTGGGCTGGCGAGACCTCTGCTGATGTGGGCTGGAGCCTTGGTATGTACATGTCCGGCTTCTTCCCCTGCATGATGTTCGGTGTCCTGGGCGCTGCTCTGGCTATGGTCAAGACCGCTAAGAACAAGAAGGCTGCCATCGGCCTGGTTCTGTCCG
Above is a genomic segment from Faecalibacterium taiwanense containing:
- the prmA gene encoding 50S ribosomal protein L11 methyltransferase is translated as MEWTDIRLTVAKADADNAEAVATMIAEGGIYIEDYSDIEQQVAEIAHVDLIEQELLDKPRDTVIIHMYLEPGASPVETLALIAARMEAANIAYTVETEGVEQEDWQNGWRKYYHPLEIGKRLAVVPSWQQYDTDRVKLILDPGLAFGTGGHETTSLCMEALDERVTGGERVLDIGTGSGILAIAALKLGAAVAEGVDIDPVAVRTAGENAALNGVQDKLTVLVGDLSDKASGKYDIITANIVANAILSLAPAVPGLMAEGATFIASGIIDSRKDEVIAGLEKAGLAVVEVKEKRGWECIVCKKA
- a CDS encoding PTS transporter subunit EIIC, whose amino-acid sequence is MMKYLQKLGKALMLPVAVLPICGILMGLGYALAPGVMGVPGAATSGAAYTVGFLLVKAGGALIDNMAWLFAIGAAVGLADNDGTAGLAGLVSFLMMQQLLNPGVVGMVRHLEEGTATYIAFQKVAGNSFIGILAAVVGAACYNKFKDIQLPDWLAFFSGKRFVAIATGLISILVSVVLLFVWPVIFDALVAIGNGIAGMGGIGAGIYAFLNRLLIPTGLHHALNNVFWFDTIGLGDLSHFWAGETSADVGWSLGMYMSGFFPCMMFGVLGAALAMVKTAKNKKAAIGLVLSAAICAFVCGVTEPFEFGFMFLCFPLYVVYAALYGIFTVITYYSGFRAGFCFSAGATDLVFSASLPAAAKTWMIIPLGIAAFVVFYAVFYFAITKFDLKTPGREDEDEEAEKKVVLANNNYTEVASAVLAAVGGKENVKEVGYCATRLRFEVKDNAKVDEKAVKAAGAAGVIRPSKNACQVIIGTKVQFVYDELKKML
- a CDS encoding InlB B-repeat-containing protein, with amino-acid sequence MTIDETKGKTEIRVAGNQTDLPRSGVRTEANAITDIHSATIENAQYGIWNKENASSVTLKDAAFKDNENDVYLEAGQYITIEDTFTDTATVKVADSPIATPRQITTADATGQEKLNLVSNDKDAEGKTYFVAYDAVNNYRYLTPRTGYTVDAENAKATVDGTTVLDKVTQVPVGTPVTLTADPAPDGQKFAVWFVKVNGVVQNDLRDLLTFPNEEDQTKAILKMPKGNVTVRAVYEAVDPVEPPVDPVDPVDPVGPVDPVLPGVIIGGAVILGAYETGTGIYRMMNMQGLPLPSNRIELAELVWERAGKPEPQNMTDEDLYADIDAADTDAQKAAHWMVEQELMKFDEDNNKFHPCFPVSKLRVCLTWQNAKDKGLID
- a CDS encoding 16S rRNA (uracil(1498)-N(3))-methyltransferase; the protein is MPHRYFTTEISDGTATLRGADAHHLARVMRARLGDTVILCDGNAVEYTATITGFGDECVEFRVEPGYPSAAEPSVEVTLLAGYPKQDKLEQIIKHGVELGAAHIVPFFSRYCVAAPKKEEQKNERYNRIAVEAAKQCGRGILPDVALPLANFGAVCRTFAQYDLVLFCYECGGAPLRDLLAAAKPADGEKLKIAIVTGAEGGFAAEEAEMAAKAGARTVGLGPRILRCETAPLAVLASVMTLTGNLE